In the genome of Equus asinus isolate D_3611 breed Donkey chromosome 9, EquAss-T2T_v2, whole genome shotgun sequence, one region contains:
- the CXXC5 gene encoding CXXC-type zinc finger protein 5, which translates to MSSLGSGPQDTGGSSSSNANGSSGSGPKAGAADKSAAVAATTPASVADDAPPPERRNKSGIISEPLNKSLRRSRPLSHYSSFGGSGGSGGGTMMGGESAEKAAAAAAAASLLANGHDLAAAMAVDKSNPTSKHKSGAVASLLSKAERATELAAEGQLTLQQFAQSTEMLKRVVQEHLPLMSEAAAGLPDMEAVAGAEALNGQSDFPYLGAFPINPGLFIMTPAGVFLAESALHMAGLAEYPMQGELASAISSGKKKRKRCGMCAPCRRRINCEQCSSCRNRKTGHQICKFRKCEELKKKPSAALEKVMLPTGAAFRWFQ; encoded by the exons ATGTCGAGCCTCGGCAGTGGCCCGCAGGACACCGGCGGCAGTAGCAGCAGCAATGCCAATGGCAGCAGTGGCAGTGGCCCAAAGGCGGGAGCAGCTGACAAGAGTGCAGCGGTGGCCGCAACTACGCCAGCTTCAGTGGCGGATGACGCACCGCCCCCCGAGCGTCGGAACAAGAGCGGCATTATCAGTGAACCCCTCAATAAGAGCCTGCGTCGCTCCCGCCCTCTCTCCCACTACTCTTCCTTTGGGGGCAGTGGGGGCAGTGGCGGTGGCACCATGATGGGCGGGGAGTCTGCTGAAAAGGCTGCTGCAGCCGCAGCTGCTGCCTCCCTGTTGGCCAATGGGCACGACCTGGCGGCAGCCATGGCTGTGGACAAAAGCAACCCTACCTCAAAGCACAAAAGTGGTGCTGTGGCCAGCCTGCTGAGCAAGGCGGAGCGGGCCACGGAGCTGGCAGCCGAGGGACAGCTGACGCTGCAGCAGTTTGCGCAGTCCACGGAGATGCTGAAGCGCGTGGTGCAGGAGCACCTGCCGCTGATGAGTGAGGCGGCCGCTGGCCTGCCCGACATGGAGGCTGTGGCGGGCGCTGAAGCCCTCAATGGCCAGTCCGACTTCCCCTACCTGGGCGCCTTCCCCATCAACCCAGGCCTCTTCATCATGACCCCGGCAGGCGTGTTCCTGGCCGAGAGTGCGCTGCACATGGCCGGCCTGGCCGAGTACCCCATGCAGGGAGAGCTGGCCTCCGCCATCAGCTCGGGCAAGAAGAAGCGGAAACGCTGCGGCATGTGTGCGCCCTGCCGGCGGCGCATCAACTGCGAGCAGTGCAGCAGTTGTAGGAACCGAAAGACTGGCCATCAGATTTGCAAATTCAGAAAATGTGAGGAACTCAAAAAGAAGCCTTCCGCTGCTCTGGAG AAGGTGATGCTTCCGACGGGAGCCGCCTTCCGGTGGTTTCAGTGA